The following proteins are encoded in a genomic region of Triticum dicoccoides isolate Atlit2015 ecotype Zavitan chromosome 1B, WEW_v2.0, whole genome shotgun sequence:
- the LOC119340554 gene encoding uncharacterized protein LOC119340554: MKSAMLPLLLVLPLLAVAGPAAAKPTAYEALAAFDFPPGIIPKGVVSYTLDNATGDFTAHINSSSTCEFSIQGSYSLRYKPDISGRISVDRLTNLQGVTVKVLFFWLNIVEVTRSGDQLGFSVGIASADFGLDNFLESPTCGCGFDCNDLLLPQSAAESSLRLRGAF; the protein is encoded by the coding sequence ATGAAATCCGCGATGCTTCCCCTCCTCCTTGTGCTCCCCCTGCTCGCCgtcgccggccccgccgccgcgAAGCCGACGGCCTACGAGGCGCTCGCGGCCTTCGACTTCCCCCCGGGCATCATCCCCAAGGGGGTCGTCTCCTACACCCTCGACAACGCCACCGGCGACTTCACGGCGCACATCAACTCCTCCTCCACCTGCGAGTTCTCCATCCAGGGCTCCTACTCGCTCCGCTACAAGCCCGACATCAGCGGCCGCATCTCTGTCGACCGCCTCACCAACCTCCAGGGCGTCACCGTCAAGGTCCTCTTCTTCTGGCTCAACATCGTCGAGGTCACCCGCAGCGGCGACCAGCTCGGCTTCTCCGTCGGCATCGCCTCCGCCGACTTCGGCCTCGACAACTTCCTCGAGAGCCCCACCTGCGGCTGTGGCTTCGACTGCAACGACCTCCTGCTGCCGCAGTCCGCCGCCGAGTCGAGCCTGCGCCTGCGAGGTGCGTTCTAG
- the LOC119306713 gene encoding NDR1/HIN1-like protein 26 gives MGTPTPYHLLSPRTIVTKIISMKRQEPEPPPPPKIILQPRHRTSPAMWCAAIVCFAFSVLLILAGLVILVVFLTVKPRTPSFDVAHAALNSVYIGSPPPYFNGDMTLTANISNPNRKIGVVIQSGAVELFFRGRLVSAQALPSFAQRRGQFTVLSVHMLSSQVVLPPEVAVELLNQMKSNKILFTIRGTFKVRERFWSWHYTYRMTAICDLELTAPPSGFLVDRRCTTST, from the coding sequence ATGGGTACTCCTACTCCATACCACCTCCTGTCTCCAAGAACCATCGTCACCAAGATCATCAGCATGAAGCGGCAGGagccagagccgccgccgccgcccaagatCATCCTGCAGCCACGGCACCGGACCAGCCCCGCGATGTGGTGCGCTGCCATCGTCTGCTTCGCCTTCAGCGTCCTCCTCATCCTCGCCGGCCTGGTGATCCTCGTCGTCTTCCTGACGGTGAAGCCAAGGACGCCGTCCTTCGACGTCGCCCACGCAGCCCTCAACAGCGTCTACATCGGCTCGCCCCCGCCCTACTTCAACGGCGACATGACGCTGACGGCCAACATCTCCAACCCCAACCGCAAGATCGGCGTCGTGATCCAGTCCGGCGCCGTCGAGCTCTTCTTTCGGGGCAGGCTGGTGTCGGCCCAGGCGCTGCCGTCGTTTGCGCAGCGGCGGGGGCAGTTCACAGTCCTCAGCGTCCACATGCTGTCTAGCCAGGTCGTGCTACCGCCGGAGGTGGCCGTGGAGCTGCTGAACCAGATGAAGAGCAACAAGATCCTCTTCACCATCAGAGGGACCTTCAAGGTCCGGGAAAGGTTCTGGTCTTGGCACTACACCTACCGGATGACTGCCATTTGTGACCTGGAGCTCACCGCGCCTCCCTCTGGATTTCTCGTAGATAGGAGATGCACAACATCAACGTGA